The DNA region AAAATAAAAATTTATTATTTGGTATTATTCAAGGAGGATTTTATGAAAAATTAAGGAAAATTTCTATTAATGAGTTAATTGATATTGGTTTTGATGGTTACGCTATTGGGGGTTTATCTGTTGGAGAATCGAAAGATATTATGTATAAAATTTTAAAATATACTTGTTTAAATATTCCATATTCAAAACCTAGATATTTAATGGGAGTTGGAAAACCTCAAGATTTAGTGGAAGCTGTTCGTTATGGTGTAGATATGTTTGATTGTGTTATTCCTACCCGTAATGCTAGAAATGGATCATTATTTACTACATATGGTATGATAAACATTCGTAATTCAAAATATAAAAATGATATTTCTGTATTAGATCCACATTGTTTTTGTTATTCATGTACGTATTATACTCGTGCTTATTTACATCATTTATATCGCTGTAATGAAATATTAGGAGTACGATTAAATACTATACATAATTTATATTATTATCAAAATTTAATGTTAAAAATACGTAATGCAATTAAAGCACGAAAATTTCATCAATTTTATAATAATTTTTATTCTAAGATATTAAAATAGATTTTAATACGTATGGAATATATTAATTGATAATTAACTAATTATTATATATTAATATTATATAACTTTTATATATATATTGAAAATAAAAGATAGAATATGTATTTTATAATTATTATAATTTATTTTTTTGATTATTAAATATTAAAAAATTAGTAATTTTTGAAAATACATTTTTTACCTTTATTAATAATAAAATTCTGTTATTTTTTAATTGATTATCAGTATATTTAATAGATATTGTATTTAAAAAATTATTCGTTATTTTACTTAAAAGAAATAAAATTTTTAATGATTTTTTGTATTTTTTTTGATTGATGTAAGGATATAAGATATTTATAATTTTATTAATTTGAATAAATATTTTTTTTTCTTGTTGATGATATATTATATTTAAATATATATTATTAATTTCAGATATATTAATATTTATTGTACTCAAAAGATTATATATTCTTTTATAAGTTATAAATAAATTGTTAAAATTAATATTATTTTCAAATTTATGTAATGCTTGGATTCTTAAGTTAATATCTAATATATTATTAATATTATATAAAATGATGGATTTAATAATATAGGTATTATATTGTTTTTTTTTATACCATATATATAATCTATCAAATATAAATTTAATTATTTTTATTTCAATATTTTTTTGAATATGTATTTGGTATGTATTAATTGATTTTTTAATTAATTTTAACAAATTAATATGTATTTTTTTTTCTAAAATAATTCGTATAATACCTAAAGCTGATCGTCTTAATTGTAATGGATCTTTATCTTTTTTGGGATGTTTACCAATAAGAAATAAACCAACTATAGTATCTATTTTATCAGCTATAGATAATGAACATCCAATAAGATTGGATGGGATTAAATCTGTTGAAAATTTTGGTTGATATTGTTCTTTTAAAGATAAAGCAATATTTTTAGGCTCTTGATTATATAAAGAATAATACATACCAACAATACCTTGTAATTCTGGAAATTCATAAACCATTTGAGTTTTTAAGTCACATTTAGATAAATAAGCAGATCTTATACCATCTTGAATATTTATTTTAGTATATTTAGATATGTATTGAATTAATTGAATTAACCTTTTTGTTTTGTCATACATTGAGCCTAATATTTCTTCAAATATAATATTTTTTAGAAAAGGAAAATATTTTTCTAATGTATTTTTTTTATCGTTTTTTAAAAAGAATTTTATATCAGATAGTCTAGAATGTAAAACTCGTTCATTTCCTAAAACGATTGTTTTAGGTGTAATAGACTCAATATTAGAAATGATAATGAAATTATTAGTCAATTGTTTTTTAATATTATATACTGGAAAATACTTTTGTATAGATTCTAAAATATATATTAAAATTTCTTCAGGAATAGATAAAAATTTTTTTTTAAATGTTCCAATTAATATAATTGGCCATTCGACTAAACAAGTTATTTCTTCTAGTAAAGAATTATAAATATTTAATTTTCCATTTATTTTTTTTGCAATATTTTGTGATTTTTCTT from Buchnera aphidicola (Phyllaphis fagi) includes:
- the tgt gene encoding tRNA guanosine(34) transglycosylase Tgt — protein: MKFKIYKTDGYARHGALIWNNQIIETPLFMSVGTYGSIKSLNVEEIKNTGTKMILANALHLFLRPGIHTIQLHNNLHNFMNWNGPILTDSGGFQIFSLKKLCSVTEQGVYFKNPMNGNNFFFSPEISMDIQYYLNSDIVMVFDECINSYSIFENVKKSMEMSLRWAERSKKYFQYQKNKNLLFGIIQGGFYEKLRKISINELIDIGFDGYAIGGLSVGESKDIMYKILKYTCLNIPYSKPRYLMGVGKPQDLVEAVRYGVDMFDCVIPTRNARNGSLFTTYGMINIRNSKYKNDISVLDPHCFCYSCTYYTRAYLHHLYRCNEILGVRLNTIHNLYYYQNLMLKIRNAIKARKFHQFYNNFYSKILK
- the glyS gene encoding glycine--tRNA ligase subunit beta, coding for MSEKTILVEIGTEEMPSTLIKQIAQNFYQNFQLELKKKFIFFNHSSLFHSPRRLAIQIKKIQILLPEKKIQHRGPSIKQSFNDQGQLTIAAIKWMDKFNIKIEKTKKLKNKTGEWLLYENYPKKINIKNILPKIVESSIKNISISKTMMWNQKKTKFFRPIRNVTILINHKSIKTNIFGIMSNRYLYGNISTLPLKIKIHHAKEYEKLLIDHGKVISNFELRKKIIKEKSQNIAKKINGKLNIYNSLLEEITCLVEWPIILIGTFKKKFLSIPEEILIYILESIQKYFPVYNIKKQLTNNFIIISNIESITPKTIVLGNERVLHSRLSDIKFFLKNDKKNTLEKYFPFLKNIIFEEILGSMYDKTKRLIQLIQYISKYTKINIQDGIRSAYLSKCDLKTQMVYEFPELQGIVGMYYSLYNQEPKNIALSLKEQYQPKFSTDLIPSNLIGCSLSIADKIDTIVGLFLIGKHPKKDKDPLQLRRSALGIIRIILEKKIHINLLKLIKKSINTYQIHIQKNIEIKIIKFIFDRLYIWYKKKQYNTYIIKSIILYNINNILDINLRIQALHKFENNINFNNLFITYKRIYNLLSTININISEINNIYLNIIYHQQEKKIFIQINKIINILYPYINQKKYKKSLKILFLLSKITNNFLNTISIKYTDNQLKNNRILLLIKVKNVFSKITNFLIFNNQKNKL